One genomic region from Prunus persica cultivar Lovell chromosome G3, Prunus_persica_NCBIv2, whole genome shotgun sequence encodes:
- the LOC18784035 gene encoding probable LRR receptor-like serine/threonine-protein kinase At1g05700, with protein MSRTFKSLLFPLLGGFALMLLVHAQDESGFISIDCGLAGNSSYTEKTTGINYTSDTNFIDTGEVKFVSHDYKNEYQQQYWSVRSFPEGIRNCYKINVTSGSKYLIRASFLYGNYDGQNKFAEFELHLGPNLWDYVKFGEYGVDFELIHIPLRNYMHICLVNTGSGVPFISTIEIRPLLNETYQTQVGSLALVSRYDTGALAATFEGYRYPKDIHDRFWYIYARDDWTQINTSLTVNPGLFYKPPSDVMRTAATPKSASGSLDFSWKPVDKNSEYYVYMHFAEVEKLKTNHSRQQYVTKNGVLFQELFSPEYLYTRTLFTRLAIGGEVQYNFSIFAAENSTLKPIVNAIELYMVKEFLESETNEEDFDAITNIKSTYKVTKNWQGDPCAPEVFLWNGLNCSYRENETPRITSLNLSSNGLTGEIALSIANLTMIQTLDLSNNSLTGQIPDFLSQLPNLNVLNLEKNKLTGPVPVGLIERRNNGLLSLSLCGNLNMPEQVSCEKKETKKRTQNSNIVPIVVPIVGISILLLSVAAIWLGIKRRRQNATIGSLESRKRQFSYSEILNITNNLEKTLGKGGFGTVYYGCIDKTEVAVKMLSPSSVQGPQQFHAEVDLLLRVHHINLISLVGYCNDKTNKGLVYEYMANGNLQKHLAGSSSNVLTWEGRLQIAIEAAQGLEYMHHGCTPPMIHRDVKSSNILLNENFQAKISDFGLSRNFTEEDGTHILTGVAGTPGYLAPEYHDSNRLNEKSDVYSFGVVLLEIITGRPVYSNTHDERIHISNWVAFLLSNGDISGIVDRRLEGSFNVNSVWKAVEIATSCTSADAIKRPTMSEVVMGIRECLATELAQTNQTGIETNLVPMESPSVR; from the exons ATGTCACGGACATTCAAGTCACTCCTCTTTCCACTGCTTGGTGGTTTTGCTCTTATGCTCCTAGTTCATGCCCAGGATGAATCAG GCTTCATTAGCATAGACTGCGGCCTTGCAGGAAATTCTAGCTATACTGAAAAGACAACAGGCATTAACTACACCTCAGACACAAACTTCATAGACACTGGTGAAGTTAAATTTGTATCACATGATTACAAGAACGAATATCAACAACAATATTGGTCTGTTAGGAGCTTCCCTGAAGGAATACGAAACTGCTACAAAATAAATGTTACGAGCGGCAGCAAGTATTTGATCCGAGCAAGTTTCCTGTATGGAAACTATGATGGCCAAAATAAATTCGCAGAATTCGAACTACATCTTGGACCAAATTTGTGGGATTATGTGAAATTCGGGGAGTATGGCGTAGATTTTGAGCTCATACATATTCCCTTGCGAAATTACATGCATATATGTCTTGTGAACACAGGATCCGGGGTTCCATTTATATCAACAATAGAGATAAGGCCTCTACTTAATGAAACTTATCAGACACAAGTGGGGTCTTTGGCACTTGTCTCGCGGTACGACACTGGTGCTTTAGCAGCCACTTTTGAAGGATATAG GTATCCAAAAGATATTCATGATCGCTTCTGGTATATCTATGCCCGCGATGATTGGACACAGATAAATACCTCACTCACCGTTAACCCTGGATTGTTTTACAAGCCACCATCTGATGTCATGCGCACTGCTGCCACCCCGAAAAGTGCAAGTGGCTCCTTGGATTTCTCCTGGAAGCCAGTGGATAAAAATTCAGAATATTATGTTTACATGCACTTTGCAGAAGTTGAAAAGCTCAAAACTAACCATTCTAGACAGCAGTATGTGACTAAGAACGGAGTGCTCTTTCAAGAGCTTTTTTCTCCTGAATACTTGTACACTAGAACTCTTTTCACCCGTTTGGCTATTGGTGGAGAAGTacaatataatttttcaatcttTGCGGCTGAGAACTCTACCCTTAAACCCATCGTCAATGCCATTGAGCTTTACATGGTAAAAGAATTCTTAGAATCAGAGACAAATGAAGAAGATT TTGACGCAATCACAAACATCAAGTCAACTTATAAAGTTACTAAGAACTGGCAAGGAGATCCATGTGCCCCTGAAGTTTTCTTGTGGAATGGTCTAAACTGTAGCTATCGTGAAAATGAGACCCCAAGAATCACATCCTT GAACTTGTCCTCGAACGGATTAACAGGGGAGATAGCTCTTTCCATAGCCAACCTAACAATGATACAGACACT GGATTTATCAAACAACAGCTTGACAGGACAAATTCCTGATTTTTTGTCTCAATTGCCAAATTTAAATGTCTT GAACTTGGAGAAAAACAAACTCACAGGCCCAGTTCCTGTAGGACTCattgaaagaagaaacaatGGCTTGCTATCATTAAG TTTGTGTGGAAATCTAAACATGCCCGAACAAGTTTCTTGCGAAAAGAAGGAGACGAAAAAGAGGACACAGAATTCCAATATTGTTCCCATAGTTGTGCCAATCGTTGGAATATCAATCCTCTTATTATCTGTGGCAGCTATCTGGTTGGGGATTAAAAGGAGAAGACAAAATG CCACCATTGGGTCCTTGGAGTCAAGAAAGCGACAGTTTTCGTACTCTGAGATACTGAACATCACCAACAACTTAGAGAAGACTCTTGGAAAAGGGGGGTTTGGAACAGTTTATTATGGATGCATAGACAAAACTGAAGTAGCTGTCAAGATGCTTTCTCCATCATCAGTTCAAGGGCCTCAACAATTTCATGCAGAG GTTGATCTTCTTCTGAGAGTTCACCATATAAACTTGATAAGCCTTGTAGGATATTGCAATGATAAGACCAACAAGGGGCTCGTTTACGAGTACATGGCCAATGGAAACTTACAAAAACATCTTGCAG GTAGCAGTTCAAATGTCTTGACTTGGGAAGGTAGACTTCAAATAGCAATAGAGGCTGCCCAAG GATTGGAATATATGCACCATGGTTGTACACCACCTATGATCCACAGGGATGTCAAATCATCCAACATCTTGCTGAATGAAAATTTCCAAGCCAAGATATCTGATTTTGGCCTATCTAGAAATTTTACTGAGGAGGATGGTACTCATATACTCACAGGTGTTGCTGGCACTCCTGGGTACCTTGCCCCCGA GTACCACGACTCAAACAGGCTAAATGAGAAAAGTGATGTTTATAGCTTTGGGGTTGTACTGTTGGAGATCATCACAGGTCGACCTGTTTATTCAAACACACATGATGAGAGAATTCACATAAGTAACTGGGTTGCTTTCCTGCTTTCGAATGGGGACATTTCCGGTATTGTTGATCGGAGGTTAGAGGGAAGTTTCAATGTAAACTCTGTCTGGAAAGCTGTGGAAATAGCAACATCATGTACATCAGCAGATGCCATCAAAAGGCCGACCATGAGTGAGGTAGTGATGGGAATAAGGGAATGTTTGGCAACAGAACTAGCTCAAACAAATCAGACTGGCATTGAAACTAATTTAGTACCTATGGAAAGCCCCTCAGTTAGGTAG
- the LOC18782799 gene encoding GDSL esterase/lipase APG — protein MGSHSQCLTAAALGLVFVCALFVSGGNAQEATTLVPAIMTFGDSAVDVGNNDYLPTIFKANYPPYGRDFVNHQPTGRFCNGKLATDITADTLGFTTYPPAYLSPQASGNNLLIGANFASAASGYDEKAATLNHAIPLSQQLQYFREYQGKLAEVAGSKKAASIIKDALYLLSAGNSDFLQNYYVNPYLNRVYTPEQYSSILVGLFSSFVKDLYGSGARKIGVTSLPPLGCLPAAITLFGYHEQGCVARINSDAQGFNKKISSAAANLQKQLPGLKIVIFDIFKPLYDVIKAPSNYGFAEARRGCCGTGIVETTSLLCNPKSIGTCSNASQYVFWDSVHPSQAANQVLADALIIQGITLIG, from the exons ATGGGCAGCCATAGCCAATGCTTGACAGCTGCAGCCttgggtttggtttttgtATGTGCATTGTTTGTAAGTGGTGGAAATGCACAAGAAGCAACCACTCTTGTTCCAGCCATCATGACCTTTGGTGACTCTGCAGTTGATGTGGGCAACAATGACTATCTCCCAACTATCTTCAAGGCTAATTACCCTCCATATGGAAGGGACTTTGTCAACCATCAGCCTACTGGCAGGTTTTGCAATGGGAAGCTAGCCACTGACATCACGG CTGACACTCTGGGGTTCACGACTTACCCACCGGCATACCTTAGCCCACAGGCATCAGGGAATAACCTTCTGATTGGAGCCAACTTCGCTTCAGCTGCATCCGGTTACGACGAAAAAGCAGCAACTCTAAAT CATGCAATCCCATTGTCCCAGCAGCTTCAATACTTCAGGGAGTATCAGGGTAAGCTGGCCGAGGTAGCAGGCAGTAAGAAAGCAGCATCCATCATCAAGGATGCACTCTATTTATTGAGTGCTGGCAACAGTGACTTTCTTCAGAACTATTATGTCAACCCTTATCTTAACAGAGTCTACACTCCTGAGCAATATTCCTCTATCCTTGTTGGCCTCTTCTCAAGCTTTGTTAAG GATTTGTATGGCTCGGGAGCCAGGAAAATTGGTGTGACTTCACTCCCTCCATTGGGTTGCCTTCCAGCTGCAATCACCCTATTTGGATACCATGAGCAAGGGTGCGTGGCTAGAATCAACTCTGATGCCCAAGGGTTCAATAAGAAGATAAGCTCCGCCGCAGCAAATCTCCAAAAGCAACTTCCTGGCCTTAAGATCGTCATCTTCGACATTTTCAAGCCTCTCTATGATGTGATTAAAGCCCCATCGAATTACG GGTTTGCGGAAGCAAGGAGAGGTTGCTGTGGAACTGGGATTGTAGAGACAACATCACTGCTGTGCAATCCAAAGTCGATCGGAACTTGTTCAAATGCGTCTCAATACGTGTTCTGGGATAGCGTCCATCCATCTCAAGCTGCTAATCAAGTTCTTGCTGATGCATTGATTATCCAGGGGATCACCCTCATTGGATGa
- the LOC18782270 gene encoding polyadenylate-binding protein 4-like isoform X1: protein MASEASDARTPMPPPPPPPPKQPLLRLQSPPVDPLQNVSLYVGDLDPQVTEDDLLGTFRFIGPIASVRLCRNAHSGESLRYAYVNFYSHSHASKAMACLNHTELKGKTMRIMWSQRDALPRKTGIANIFVKNLDTSVTSTQLQDMFGDFGTILSCKVAEENGKSKGFGFVQFDTEDSAMAAVSALNDTVIMGKNLYVSKFVKKSERLSEFTNLYVKNLDEDVTEDLLEEKFSLYGRVDSLAIMKDANGKSRGFGFVKFESQEEAKKAIEAMNGALLGTKHLFVGRAQKKAEREKLLNCKNEMLNGPIEKLRSSNLYVKNLAEYIDDKKLEKHFSAFGKIESVKVMCFDNGRSKGFGFVCFSTPEEAVKALNTLNGTIFEGRKLYVAVAQRKEDRCRDLQNYFYHQLPQRSFQPPNWTILPPLQYSVSPSPPMSPPLHQPVMYQTFGTNVDAQYPLVSQNFSWIPSRQAQWGSTRNENFQKNSRTYATCNVHAQDMNSVNHGGHEAGNRKKGYKQSGPTGSSRSAATGGRAENSKTTSRARHHPLSENLERGHAAQITRTSEMPLEMNNSVKEAQVLKVANGSRTSADHRPVFAKCRSYLT, encoded by the exons ATGGCGTCAGAGGCGTCAGACGCAAGAACCCCAATGCCGCcgcctccaccaccaccaccaaaacaACCGCTACTGCGGCTACAATCACCGCCGGTTGATCCTCTGCAGAATGTCTCGCTGTATGTGGGTGACCTGGACCCACAGGTCACGGAAGATGACCTCCTCGGAACGTTTCGTTTCATCGGCCCCATTGCCTCCGTCCGCCTCTGCCGTAACGCTCACTCCGGCGAGTCCCTTCGCTACGCCTACGTCAACTTCTACTCTCACTCCCATG CATCCAAGGCTATGGCTTGTCTGAATCACACTGAATTGAAGGGGAAAACCATGAGAATAATGTGGTCTCAAAGGGATGCTCTTCCAAGAAAAACTGGTATTGCCAATATCTTTGTGAAGAACCTTGACACTTCAGTCACCAGCACTCAGTTGCAGGACATGTTTGGCGATTTTGGGACTATACTCTCTTGCAAGGTAGCCGAAGAAAATGGGAAGAGTaagggttttgggttcgtCCAGTTTGACACAGAGGATTCAGCTATGGCTGCTGTCAGTGCTCTGAATGATACTGTTATTATGGGGAAGAATTT ATATGTGTCAAAATTTGTTAAGAAAAGTGAGAGGCTATCAGAATTTACAAATCTGTATGTGAAAAATCTGGACGAAGATGTAACTGAGGATCTGCTTGAAGAAAAGTTCTCTCTGTATGGAAGGGTTGATAGTCTTGCCATCATGAAGGATGCCAACGGGAAGTCAAgaggttttgggtttgttAAGTTTGAGTCACAAGAAGAGGCTAAGAAGGCGATTGAGGCCATGAATGGTGCACTGCTGG GAACAAAACATTTGTTTGTAGGAAGGGCACAAAAGAAAGCTGAGAGGGAAAAGCTtctaaattgtaaaaatgaGATGCTCAACGGTCCGATTGAGAAACTTAGGTCTTCGAATCTCTACGTTAAGAATTTAGCTGAATATATTGAcgataaaaaattagaaaagcaCTTTAGTGCCTTTGGGAAGATAGAATCGGTTAAAGTGATGTGCTTTGATAACGGGAGGAGCAAAGGATTTGGCTTTGTTTGTTTCTCAACTCCTGAAGAAGCTGTAAAGGCTCTCAATACTCTTAATG GAACCATTTTCGAAGGCAGAAAACTGTATGTGGCTGTGGCTCAACGCAAAGAAGATCGCTGCAGAGATCTGCAAAATTACTTTTATCATCAATTGCCACAAAGATCTTTCCAACCTCCAAACTGGACTATCCTCCCCCCACTCCAGTACAGCGTTTCCCCTAGCCCTCCTATGTCTCCTCCGCTACACCAACCGGTCATGTATCAAACTTTTGGTACTAACGTTGATGCACAGTATCCTTTGGTGTCACAAAACTTCTCATGG ATTCCATCCAGACAAGCACAGTGGGGTAGCACCAGGAATGAGAATTTCCAAAAGAAT TCGAGGACATATGCTACGTGTAATGTTCATGCCCAAGATATGAACTCTGTGAATCACGGAGGTCATGAAGCTGGCAACCGGAAGAAGGGTTACAAACAGAGTGGACCCACAGGAAGTTCAAGATCAGCAGCTACAGGAGGCAGAGCTGAGAACTCCAAAACAACTTCAAGGGCTCGTCACCACCCTCTTTCTGAGAATCTTGAG CGTGGGCATGCAGCACAGATAACAAGAACGTCAGAAATGCCGTTGGAGATGAACAACTCTGTCAAAGAAGCTCAAGTTTTGAAGGTGGCAAATGGTAGTAGGACCAGTGCAGATCATCGCCCTGTTTTTGCAAAGTGCCGCTCTTACTTGACCTGA
- the LOC18782270 gene encoding polyadenylate-binding protein 4-like isoform X2, producing the protein MASEASDARTPMPPPPPPPPKQPLLRLQSPPVDPLQNVSLYVGDLDPQVTEDDLLGTFRFIGPIASVRLCRNAHSGESLRYAYVNFYSHSHASKAMACLNHTELKGKTMRIMWSQRDALPRKTGIANIFVKNLDTSVTSTQLQDMFGDFGTILSCKVAEENGKSKGFGFVQFDTEDSAMAAVSALNDTVIMGKNLYVSKFVKKSERLSEFTNLYVKNLDEDVTEDLLEEKFSLYGRVDSLAIMKDANGKSRGFGFVKFESQEEAKKAIEAMNGALLGTKHLFVGRAQKKAEREKLLNCKNEMLNGPIEKLRSSNLYVKNLAEYIDDKKLEKHFSAFGKIESVKVMCFDNGRSKGFGFVCFSTPEEAVKALNTLNGTIFEGRKLYVAVAQRKEDRCRDLQNYFYHQLPQRSFQPPNWTILPPLQYSVSPSPPMSPPLHQPVMYQTFGTNVDAQYPLVSQNFSWIPSRQAQWGSTRNENFQKNSRTYATCNVHAQDMNSVNHGGHEAGNRKKGYKQSGPTGSSRSAATGGRAENSKTTSRARHHPLSENLEVSWACSTDNKNVRNAVGDEQLCQRSSSFEGGKW; encoded by the exons ATGGCGTCAGAGGCGTCAGACGCAAGAACCCCAATGCCGCcgcctccaccaccaccaccaaaacaACCGCTACTGCGGCTACAATCACCGCCGGTTGATCCTCTGCAGAATGTCTCGCTGTATGTGGGTGACCTGGACCCACAGGTCACGGAAGATGACCTCCTCGGAACGTTTCGTTTCATCGGCCCCATTGCCTCCGTCCGCCTCTGCCGTAACGCTCACTCCGGCGAGTCCCTTCGCTACGCCTACGTCAACTTCTACTCTCACTCCCATG CATCCAAGGCTATGGCTTGTCTGAATCACACTGAATTGAAGGGGAAAACCATGAGAATAATGTGGTCTCAAAGGGATGCTCTTCCAAGAAAAACTGGTATTGCCAATATCTTTGTGAAGAACCTTGACACTTCAGTCACCAGCACTCAGTTGCAGGACATGTTTGGCGATTTTGGGACTATACTCTCTTGCAAGGTAGCCGAAGAAAATGGGAAGAGTaagggttttgggttcgtCCAGTTTGACACAGAGGATTCAGCTATGGCTGCTGTCAGTGCTCTGAATGATACTGTTATTATGGGGAAGAATTT ATATGTGTCAAAATTTGTTAAGAAAAGTGAGAGGCTATCAGAATTTACAAATCTGTATGTGAAAAATCTGGACGAAGATGTAACTGAGGATCTGCTTGAAGAAAAGTTCTCTCTGTATGGAAGGGTTGATAGTCTTGCCATCATGAAGGATGCCAACGGGAAGTCAAgaggttttgggtttgttAAGTTTGAGTCACAAGAAGAGGCTAAGAAGGCGATTGAGGCCATGAATGGTGCACTGCTGG GAACAAAACATTTGTTTGTAGGAAGGGCACAAAAGAAAGCTGAGAGGGAAAAGCTtctaaattgtaaaaatgaGATGCTCAACGGTCCGATTGAGAAACTTAGGTCTTCGAATCTCTACGTTAAGAATTTAGCTGAATATATTGAcgataaaaaattagaaaagcaCTTTAGTGCCTTTGGGAAGATAGAATCGGTTAAAGTGATGTGCTTTGATAACGGGAGGAGCAAAGGATTTGGCTTTGTTTGTTTCTCAACTCCTGAAGAAGCTGTAAAGGCTCTCAATACTCTTAATG GAACCATTTTCGAAGGCAGAAAACTGTATGTGGCTGTGGCTCAACGCAAAGAAGATCGCTGCAGAGATCTGCAAAATTACTTTTATCATCAATTGCCACAAAGATCTTTCCAACCTCCAAACTGGACTATCCTCCCCCCACTCCAGTACAGCGTTTCCCCTAGCCCTCCTATGTCTCCTCCGCTACACCAACCGGTCATGTATCAAACTTTTGGTACTAACGTTGATGCACAGTATCCTTTGGTGTCACAAAACTTCTCATGG ATTCCATCCAGACAAGCACAGTGGGGTAGCACCAGGAATGAGAATTTCCAAAAGAAT TCGAGGACATATGCTACGTGTAATGTTCATGCCCAAGATATGAACTCTGTGAATCACGGAGGTCATGAAGCTGGCAACCGGAAGAAGGGTTACAAACAGAGTGGACCCACAGGAAGTTCAAGATCAGCAGCTACAGGAGGCAGAGCTGAGAACTCCAAAACAACTTCAAGGGCTCGTCACCACCCTCTTTCTGAGAATCTTGAGGTCT CGTGGGCATGCAGCACAGATAACAAGAACGTCAGAAATGCCGTTGGAGATGAACAACTCTGTCAAAGAAGCTCAAGTTTTGAAGGTGGCAAATGGTAG
- the LOC18784012 gene encoding protein CHUP1, chloroplastic, with translation MVLGKNRDIKPLLLKFGVAFALSFAGFLFSRLKIKRTKPSLPPPRSPRSSDKESEVDPGVRHRRKDDLNVTRKPHSSCNASIASEKYEETYIPKVCAVNCTSSVSPCSKHGGGKDGLLLPVFNDLVKEFDFAAANSGFSPRMNVETPRSDVDTPKAFRTSEMEEHEQEIRHLRSTVRMLRERERSLEVQLLEYYGLKEQETAVMELQNQLKINTMEAKLFTLKIESLEAENRRVEAQVADHAKVVGELEATRAKIKILKKKLRFEAEQNKEQILNLKKRVEKFHDSEAADNSEIQLNLRRLKDLEGEAEELRKSNFQLQIENSELARSLESTQILANSILEDPEAEALKEASARLRQENEDLTKEIQQLQVDRCSDVEELVYLRWINACLRYELRNFQPPTGKTAARDLSKSLSPRSEEKAKQLIVEYANTEGMGEKGMMVDFDSDQWSSSHASFFTDSPEFDDFSVDNSSATKTNTTTKSKLFNKLRRLVLGKDIHYENRVLSTDRTGYAEDNESPYCSSSKSTAAYTGPEGQSNVFATSSRSSSRASLDLPRWRSPKQQDTKDVQSVQRHSDVGSSPAYKTFSREGSADLPLKSDQDSDSTEKAELVKYAEALMSSRGATPKVHRKSASAS, from the exons ATGGTGCTGGGAAAGAACAGGGACATAAAGCCtcttttgttgaaatttgggGTGGCTTTTGCTCTCTCTTTTGCtggatttctcttttctcGTCTCAAAATCAAAAGGACCAAGCCCTCCCTGCCTCCTCCACGCTCACCGCGCTCTTCGG ATAAAGAAAGTGAAGTTGATCCAGGAGTAAGACATCGGCGAAAGGATGACCTTAATGTGACAAGGAAACCACACAGTTCATGCAATGCTTCAATTGCGTCAGAAAAATAT GAAGAGACATACATCCCAAAGGTCTGTGCTGTTAATTGCACATCCAGCGTTTCTCCATGCAGTAAACATGGTGGAGGTAAAGATGGATTACTCTTGCCAGTGTTCAATGATCTTGTGAAGGAATTTGACTTTGCCGCTGCAAATTCTGGTTTTTCTCCAAGGATGAATGTTGAAACGCCTAGGTCAGATGTAGACACTCCGAAAGCGTTTAGAACTTCAGAAATGGAAGAACATGAACAAGAAATCAGACACCTCAGAAGCACAGTCAGAATGCTTCGAGAGAGGGAGCGGAGTCTTGAGGTCCAGTTGCTCGAGTATTATGGCCTGAAAGAGCAGGAGACTGCTGTTATGGAGCTCCAAAATCAGTTAAAGATAAACACCATGGAGGCTAAGCTTTTCACTCTCAAGATTGAGTCTTTAGAGGCAGAGAACCGAAGAGTGGAGGCACAAGTGGCTGATCATGCAAAAGTGGTGGGTGAGCTTGAGGCTACTAGGGCCAAAATCAAGATTCTGAAAAAGAAACTCAGATTCGAAGCTGAACAGAACAAAGAACAGATCTTAAATCTTAAGAAAAGAGTTGAGAAGTTTCACGATAGTGAAGCTGCTGATAATTCCGAGATTCAATTGAACCTGAGAAGGCTAAAAGATTTGGAGGGTGAAGCTGAAGAATTGAGAAAGTCTAATTTTCAATTGCAAATAGAAAATTCTGAATTGGCTCGGAGTTTGGAGTCCACACAAATCCTTGCAAATTCTATCCTGGAAGATCCAGAG GCAGAAGCATTGAAGGAAGCGAGCGCGCGTTTAAgacaagaaaatgaagatttGACAAAGGAAATTCAGCAACTCCAAGTTGATCGATGTTCTGATGTTGAAGAATTAGTTTACCTCCGGTGGATAAATGCTTGCTTACGATATGAGCTGCGGAATTTTCAGCCCCCAACTGGTAAAACAGCGGCAAGGGACTTAAGTAAATCACTAAGCCCGAGATCGGAGGAGAAAGCCAAACAGCTAATAGTTGAATATGCAAACACTGAAGGGATGGGGGAGAAGGGGATGATGGTCGACTTTGATTCTGATCAATGGTCATCCTCCCATGCTTCCTTTTTTACAGACTCTCCGGagtttgatgatttttctgtTGATAATTCATCGGCAACAaaaaccaacaccaccacTAAGAGCAAATTGTTCAACAAGCTAAGGAGACTCGTACTTGGTAAAGACATTCATTACGAAAACCGGGTTTTGTCAACAGATAGAACTGGATATGCAGAAGATAACGAGTCTCCATATTGCAGCTCAAGTAAATCAACAGCAGCTTATACTGGGCCTGAGGGTCAGAGTAACGTATTTGCAACTTCATCGCGTAGTTCATCTAGAGCTTCTTTAGATCTTCCCAGATGGAGGAGTCCAAAGCAGCAGGATACCAAGGATGTACAAAGTGTTCAAAGACATAGCGATGTGGGATCCTCCCCGGCGTATAAGACCTTCAGCAGGGAAGGTTCTGCAGATTTGCCCCTCAAATCTGATCAAGACTCAGATTCTACCGAGAAAGCTGAGTTGGTGAAATATGCCGAAGCTTTGATGAGCTCTCGTGGTGCAACGCCCAAGGTACACAGAAAATCAGCATCAGCATCTtag